DNA sequence from the Strigops habroptila isolate Jane chromosome 4, bStrHab1.2.pri, whole genome shotgun sequence genome:
TTTCATCTCCTCAGTGGTTATAGAAGCAAGGTACAtctaaaacatgtattttgtgttAAGGTTGTAAAGAAATGAAGCAGGACTCTTTTGTCCTGGTACAGACTACGTCTGTAACCTAAGTAAAATTGCAGGAATACAAGAGAATTATGAAGTGGTATCAACTTGATACAGAACCTTTCCAACTGTTAGTACATGGCCACTTTGATTATACTGATGTTCCTTAAATAATTCTTTATAAAGTGCacataaatactgaaataatatgTTATCATGTCCCACTTTAATTTAGCTTTCcttcttgctgcagctgcacaaaaCAACTCTCAACAGCATGTAGATGATTCTTCCTGTTGGGCTTGGAGACATAAACCACAAACTGGGAAAGTGGGATTAAACTCTGAGCTCTCTAAACCACCAAGTGGGTCACACTAAGCAGCTGTGGTATGGCAGAAATTGCCCTCTGGGGGCAAATGTACTTCTCTAAACCCAGTGTGGAGTTCCTCCAGATTCTGTAAAATAGAGACTCTTAAAACAGGCTTACAAACATGCCCACTGTTCCTCTTCTCCGTGCAGGCACCAGTTTTTGCCTGTTGTCTTTGAAGCACAGTATTACTTTGGTTTCTTTATGGATGCAACACCGCCATGAGAAATGTTTTACTACTGTTTTTATTAGTGCAAAAATAGCTCAATATCAGGCAGAAAGCTCTGCTTAGTTATCAGAAGTAAACTCTATGAACATCTAGCTTAGAAGCTAACACAACCACTCTAATAAACTGCTTTTGGCTTATTTCCATGTTAGAGCAAAGCTAATTTTAAAGCACTCTACTTATTATAGacctcctcctgcttctgtATGTAGCAAATATACAGGCCAGACCAAGTTTATCTGCTTGAAAAAACCTGACAGTTTTTTTCCACAGGTATGTCTTGATTTTCAGACTGGATTTCCATGCGTACATTATTATCAAGAGAAAGGTGCCAGGCCAGCCACAAAGCTACAGTTGAGCAACACACTGGTATACATTATGCAATTCTAGATGGGGGATAAAAGTCCTTCTTCAAAGGCAAGGCTAGAACTAATATCACCTTCAGCATATTGTCAGTGGTAGTGCAAGACAAGTCACTACCCATTCAGGactggctctgcagcagaaagctgtaTGTGCTGTCCCTTTCTTCCTAAATAAGTCACTGGTTGACATTTTCCCATCTGTTCCTTTATTTTAACTCAGGTTTTTTGCTAGGCAAGTAGCTGTGGGCCTGAATTCAGCATCTGTCttggaacagaaaacagaacctCCACTACTTGGAtttaagtaaagcaaaagctgagcCTAGAAGTGCTGGCTGAAGCCAGTCACTGAACTTTGAGAGCACTGGTGCAAAACAGACTCACCCTGAGGTAGTGGTGGTTTTAAAACCATAAAGGAGATGTTTCCTCAAAGACCCTGCAGGAAGTGGTTCAGCATCTCCCTCATCCCAGGTATGGGAATGGATTCATAGCAATCCCTTAAGCTGGAGCCTTTCCATCATTTTCACTTCCCCTCAGGAGCTGCCCAAAATATAGTGGAACCAGCTGCTGTTTTAAGTGCatttgctgctggaggcagctgcttTCAGGTGGAGAGGTGTCTGCTGGAGAAGGCTATTGAGGAAAGTGAGGATGCCTTAAAAGAGCAAGAAATTTAGTAGTTCGATTGGCATGATCTTATTAAAAACGAGAGGTAATTCAGCAGAACAAGTGACCTGGGTAAGTAGAGACAGTAACCTAATTCTAGGGGGCTGGGGTTCCTCTGCGTGTTGGCCACTGTTACACTAAGGCAGGCATGGACATAAGAAATGGTCACCTTGTTCTGCTTAAAAACCAGAGCTACACTAGAAGTTCACAGTGTTTCCCATAACAGATGGCACAGCCAGTAATAACATACATGACGGTTTTCCACTCTCTTTTTATAACTTCAAGCAAGACAGTGCTTTGGACCCTTGAATTGTGAACATAACATACACAATTGCAGTCTCACATTTTGTACTCTTATTAAAAAGCCAGGGACACTGCAGACTGTCTGAAAAACCAAAGGTTAGAAATTTCATTCAGACTGATGTATAATAAACCCAATAAGCACATGATTAAAATTGCCTTCCTTTCTATAATTTAGGAAGCCTAGATCCATACATTTAGTGCTGTTGTCCAGAAAGCATTTACCTTCATTTATAGGTAACAGCTGCTGCTTGAACATCCAGCTGCCAGAGCACAGATAAAATATAGAGGATGTTCAACACTATTCATTATTATAATGACAATGCTAATATTTAAGAAACTACTTTCTGAGTTTAAAGTCTACCCTCATCAAATTTGTAGGCATACCAGTAGTGTTTCTTCAAAGTAAAACACCATCACTTTGTACCACTCACTGAGTGTAAAAATGTCAAGATTTTATGGAACACCAAAATCCTTTTGAATCACTGAGATGTAgctaaaaataagtttattaaatcagctttttaaaaaaatttactaAGTTTCAACTAGTTGCAGGCATTGCCCATGTAGTTTCAATCTTTGAAGCAGGCTGTCTCTTGCCTTGTAGAAAACACTGTAAAGGTGTCAAAAATTTACTGCTTAGCTGAAGTGAGGGCTCAGCTCTGGTGTAGGCAGTTGACAACTTGTACTACAAGTGCTCATAAATCAAAtgtcttaaatattttgtatcttatttcaagtaaaaagatgtggaaagtgaaaagaaatttgCCTGTTGAATTTTCATTCCTTCTATTACTTCAGAGTTTTAATCTTTGAATTTTATAGATCTGGATGTATATTTGTCTATGTATACTTTTTTGTTGGCAGCAGGTTGAAATCCAAGACCAATTCCTCTATGTTGCTTCAAGTCCATCGCTTTATCAAATTCCATCTTCAGAGCCTGCTGTAacttctcctccccttccctgttCAGAGccatgtttggtttgtttgtagTTGCTGAGAGATTTTGGATAGGCACAGAGCCCTTTTTAAAGTCACCCATCAGTCTAAAAAACTTCATTTGTTGCTCAGaactttgaaaagcagctgtaCTCCACTGGCCAAACTTTGTACCCTGTGAAGCAAAACAAGGTTAGtgctaaaattaaataataccAAGATCAAGGACAACAGTTTCTGGCTGTGTACCATGAGAACAGAACCAACTACAACAATAGGGCTGAGAAAGAGTTCTTTCATAGGTAGTATCTCTCAAAGGATGTGATAAAAGAATGACACGACCCTGCATGAGTGCATCCTCATTAGCATTTCAGTTCATTTAAGCTGGAGACAAGGTTTAATGCACTTTGACAATCTCCTTTCCCTCTGTCTTAGGAATCTTGGCTTTTCTGCACCCTGGATAATACTCAAAGAGCCAGACATTGCCCAATCATTTCTCTTATTCTAAGACAATTGACAGGCTTAATCCTCTTTCACTCTGTCACTTCATACAGTTACCTTCTCAATTTCCTGTTGCCTAGTTTTAGCCATGTTTTGTTACATTAGCTTTGGAGACACTGTTCAATCTGGCTCTGAAGCTTTGAGTAATATTTGCAGTCTCATCCCACTGCTCGCAAGGGTGCAAATCTAAGGGTGAACCCTTATCCGATAGGACTAAATATAGTACCCTGAAAGCCTCCCCTCCCGTGCAGCTTGCTCTATTCCTTGTATTCGCCTCTCACTGTATTCTTCGAACTAGTTTACTCcttcaggatttttcttttctctgcagctgtcTCCCTTCTGAGAGAACAGCCAATGTCCAAGTAAAATCAGAATTCAGCCGTTTGTGGATAACCAAAGACACACCATATGATTTATAAAGTTCATGAACTTTCGGCTTACCTAAGAACAGGCTTCATTATCTAAGGATCTTATTTGACTCCCAAGCTGTATCTAGGAGCTCTGGAGTAATTTGTAACTATTTTTGGCAGGACTGCTACTcccaattttttctttaaaattgggGGTGATATTAAATAGACTGAGCTGGCTACATCAAAGGAAAAAACGTGAATTTAGTGGTGTGTTTTATGTAAGCCTGAAATCCTTCCAACTGAACAGTTACAGCTTGCATGAAGCAGTCATTCTCCACTCGACAGCCAACATGACACACAGCATGCTACACAATATTGCAGGCAAGCTGTAGCAGGttttttaagctaaaaaaaTGCAAGGCTGGAGTATCATTCACTATCAGAGGCCAGAATACCTGCTGTTAAAGCTATCCATATTACTTCAGGATTTTTACCTTGCTCAAAGACAAACTGCTGTATAAGCCCAGCTCTGTGACAGACGcatgtgcacatacacataAATACATGTCCTCCCTTTGGAATGGGAGACATCTGCACAGATGCAGAAATAATTATGGCTTGTCAAACTCTGTAATTTCTTTGAAGTGAAGCGCTGGCAGGCACTACACATAGCTTttgctgcagcatttccagctcACTCTGTGAAGCtgatgaattaattttctattcttCTGTGTACTACTAAACAGAGACAGATCTCCACAGAATGGAGATGCCCTGCCAAGGATGTCATTTTTCTCAATGACTTCAAAGACTATTAGATAGATGCAGTTCCAGAGCTATTGCCGTCTGCCTCCCACTGTGTAAAAACCTACAGGAGTTGTTCCTGGCATTTCAGTGAGGTATATTCCAACTTTCTAGGCATACTGGCAGTCTTGTGAGAAACAACTCAGAATACTGAATTATAAGCAAAGCTTTCTCTCCTCCTGAATCTTATTACTCCTACTACACTACTGCAACAGTTTCTACTACCTTGCTGTAAAGCTGTCAGGAGGCAGGCTGAGTaggctgcaaaagcaaagaataaagaatCATCTTTCAAAGAGGTAGAAGAAAGATGTAAAAGTTAGGAGAGGACTGAGTGTAAATATCACACACATGTTATCAGTTGTCATCCCTTTTACCTTTCTATGTTCACCCCTCTATCTCAATGTCTTCCACATAACAATTCAGAAACAATTCAGTCACTGCTATATCCATAGTCTagaattatttgtatttcacGGTCAGCAGAAAATGCCTCTTAGCATTTTGTCGTGGCTCATTCTCCAGAGGAACCAGAGAAAACGTTGCTTTTGAGGACTGATGCTGGAATTACAGCACTGTACAATGCCAACTGCTGTTGGAGCTCACTGGTCAGCTCCCAGCCTCTCCTGGGATTGTACTAACTTCTTCTATAGCGTGACCTTAAATTTACAGTCAAAAGGAAGAATGTTGTGACAAGCCATGCACCTGAGCCACATACAAAGAGTAAGTGCTTTTTTCAGGAACTTGCTCTGGGACACAGTATTTCTGTCAGATCAAGGTCTAAGTTCATACATACCTTGTCCACTTTGGGACTGAAAACCTTAGTTTTGCCAGATTCTCTATCGATTTCTTCTTGCAGAGCCTGCCGCCTCACCTAGCATGCAGAAAAAACAGCACAAGACACTATCTTCTGTGTGTTAAATGAGTTAATGTCATTCACAATGAAAAGATAAGGGAAGACTAAAATAATTAGTTCTTTTCAGAATTTTGCAAGGATAGTTAAAAGGTTGCATGTGATCCATTTACATGCTCCACATGAGAACTGTGATTTTTCTAGTGGTATTTTATATGAACATTTTGCTGTATCCGATATATTTAGTCTTCTAACTGCACGTAACAGCTACACTGAAACTGCCAAAGCTAATGAGAAGCAAAGAAACCTGTATTTAACTTAATAAGCTACTTAGACGTTGACTGGAGCTGAACATTTTGGACTTAACCCATGGAAGGTAAAACACTTTAAGCAGAGCTCTATCCAGGGAAATCTTGGCATAGATGAGCAACAAAGGTGTTTCGTTACGAATTCTATGCATACATTAAATGCTGAATTGCTTTAAGTCTTACACGATTAAGACAAAGCATACCTTGTCTATGTTAACTTCATcgcaatttccttttttttcctgaacaatAGTTACATCATCCCCATATtcctgtaaaacagaaaaaagcttgTATGAATGTTTTTATCCATTCTGGTTAATAAGAATTTACACAGCTCTGACTACAAAAGTAGTAAAACCACCAGGCAATAAAGTAGTACTATTGTGAGGCAAGAAATAGTCAAATCTAAGCTGGAAATGCCAGTTAAAGCTGTATATTTCTATGGAGAGACTGTCTCCCCAGGCAAGagatccttttcttttccttttaaacaaagaGGATAAGGGATTTCTTTAAATTCACACTTTAAAATGGACCTGCCAACATCACTGGCACATACAGTAATGTTTGCAGACAGGGTCACTTCAAATTAAACCATTTCATAAAAGTTTATATTTCAAGTAGGGGACAGAAAGAGTGAAAgttaaaataagttaaaaaaccTGGGAAGAGCACAGGGAGAGgtgcacacatacatgcacacacacacatacatacattaCAATGGCAGCAAACAGCACTTTAGTTCCACATTTGGGAGTGAGGAATGGGGAGGCTGATGTGgagacagagcagctctggcaggTATGGGTGGGCAGGACAGCAAGAGGTAAATCAGTGTCAGGGGCCCCAAGCAGACAAATACTTACAACTTCTCTAAAGTGCAGCCCTTCCACAGGTTCTGCTCCCATTGACTGGCACTTCTAGATCACTGCCCTcagcctttcttttccaaattgGGAATAAAGGTAAGATTTTGGGGCATCCAGTGTAACGGGATAAGTAATAAGTCCAGGACAGGGGTAAATTAGAGCCATAAGCTTTAGACCAGCCTGGAAAAGGTGGCCAAAGGGAAGATCTATTGATACAGCTAACATAACAATCCAAGCATGAAATAGCCAGGGAACACTAAGACAAGGAAAAGATTTGTAACATACTTCTGTcagcaaaagctgctgttactttttttaGGGCTTATAGTTTTATTTAAAGCCATGAATGATTTAGCTTGTCTTCCAAAGCCACCTTTTATGTGCtgatttcacacacacacaagtacATGCACCATTAAAAATGCGAGGACACTGTCTGCAATAAGGAGAGCTCGTTCCCttggatgaaaaggaaaaaccgAAAGCCCAATTTTACTTCTAGATGGCCTGGTACTGTCTTTTCAGATCTATTAAAACATGCAGAACTGATGTGACAGGATTCTGCAAACAGCTgcaatgttacttttttttctagctgGAAGGTCAAGTGGAAGAcgaggaaggaggaagggtgCACCCTCATCCCTGCCAATTCACAGCCTGTCGCTGGCCTGCTGAAGGCTGCTGCATGGCAAAAATTACCCCTCCAGGAGTGGCAGTCTTCCCCCAACTTCATGGAAGGGGAGCATGTTCACAAGTGGTAGGATTGCAGGCAAATAACTTCAAAGAAGTAAACCAGGTCCTCACTCTGCCCAAGTTGACTGTAATGGTCTCCAATGGGAAAAACAGCAATCATTGATATTAAGTGGGTATCACTCCACGTTGTCTTGAAAAACTCACTCTTTTGCTTGCTGCACAAGCCCAACAGAGGATTTTTCAAGGCATGCAGCAGTGTGTGTGACACACTGTAGACTACAAAATGTGTCAGGACTATGGCACAGTTAAATGCAAGACTGATGTTATCAGCCATTTACTACAGCAGTGTCTTTTGGCCTGGCAGGAACTAGTTTTCTCTAGAACTGATTTACTGAGACTTCTCAATCTTCAGGAGAATTTCCCTCAAGTACTTCTTATTATTAAAGGACAGAGCTGAAtatgggaaagagaaacaaaacatacatCACCCTACACCCATCTCCTCAATTGTTTGCAAggtatttgctgtgttttccattGTAATTCATCGTGTGATTTTACTTGTTGTTAGGCTTATCTTGCCTCCACAGAAAGTGAGAGGCTGCAAGAACCCAAATAATGTCTAACAGTCTCAAAAGGCAATGTCAATTTAGTTATAAAATATATCCCAGCAATAAAACCACCTTGTCCTTTGAATGGTCACAAAGAGAAACCTAAGGACAAAGCCCCAAACATCTGCTCACCTGGTAACTGAGAAGCATACACACTCCCAACACAAACCTTTGTGGAAAAGCATCTATCTGGGGCTCCATGAAAGCTGAAGAACCTGTTtatataaatctgtatttaattaTTAGCCAGATAGCAGAAAGCTGACGGGTTTCCACAGAACATGCATGAAGAAACTGCATACAGGAGTGCatagcaaagcaaagcacaccATGAAGCGGGCTTGAGAGGCAGCCAGTGCTACAGCCTGCCCTGTCCCTAGTTTACAAAAATCTTCaatgatgttttatttattagatCTTGACTTTTAAACGAGCCAAATATCCAAAGTTCTTGATAAAAAATGACTGGAATGCAGTTTCCCATTACCTCTGAAAACGAAAACAGGCTCCTCGTCACTTGCAGTGAGCCATTTTCAAAGTTGTTTAAGTAGTAAAAATACAGATAGGTACCTACTGAATTTCTGAACATCTCACAGCTTAATTCCCAACAATAACAACAGAGGTTAGGCATGTAGGTACTATCTTTAGGCACTTAAATAGCTCTAAAATAAGATCCTAAtcagattaaataaaagaagttaaaaaaaagaaagttaaagcaataaaacaagATCTTAATagccctttttttttggggggggggggtggaattGGGGGAGGGAATCAAAGAAGAAACCTCTATATTTCAAATCTTTCATCAGTTCCTCTCCATGGTTTTTTCACCTCAGAAATGGCAGTACTGCAAGACTCTAGGATGGGATTTCCTTTAACAGCCAGTCTGGATACAATTCCAGTTACTTTCAGGTATAATTTCCACAGTTCTTGTATCTATTTATTGTCTTGcatagattattattttttaattaagaatttGAGTTTAGGTTCTCTagtatttttctgttggaaTTCATACATAGTGCTCTAGGCCTAGTCTACACTTAGAATTCTTAGGACTTTCTCTAAAGCTTTGTCCAAGTTAGACAACAGGTTTTGGCTGAATTTCCCCCTTGTTTCTAACAATGCAATTCCAGcatcaacagcagcaaaagcttaAGGAAAAGTCTAACACAATTAGATGCACTCACGCTGCCAATGTTACCAACCTGCTCAGGTTAAATGACATGGTATTAAAATCGTGGTTTACGGGAGTGTTGCCGCTTTGCCAAGAGCAACGGAAGGTGGGACAGAACAACACTGATGTCTGTACATACTAGCTCtcttttttgtaatatttacattttcacaGCCGAAACACTAGATCACCACTACAGCTggcattaaaaaacattttgcagcGTTTCACAACTATTCTATGCTGAAATCAAGAGATCAGCTGATCCTGCTTCTCAAACCCCAGCGGAAGCCCCTATTGACCTAAATGTATCCCAACAGTCCGAAcaggcagagcagcctgcaggagGAAACTGCTCCCCTAAAAAGCTTTCAATTCCTTAGCAAAGACATCCTCTTCTTTACAACTTACCAGTGCCTTGTTTCCCATGTCTTCTCCTTTGAACTTTTTTGCGTTTGCTTTTGAACCCGGTTCTTCAGCAGAGTCCTGGggtggttctttttttcttttttgcctttttctgtcaCAGTGTGTGTGGTTACTGTTGCATAATACCCCATCTACAGTGTCCCCTGTGACACATTCCGCTTGCTCCATTTCCCTCTCTTGGTTCTTTTTAGTGCTTTCTAATAGTGTTATTTTTTGGCTTTTCGACGCACTgtcattttttaacaaaacttttGAATCCTCCTCTTTCCGaatcttcttcttcttctttttcttcttcttgatGACTTCATGATTAGCGTTTAtattcttcctgctttttttcccagaaagctCTTCTTCCTCAGACTCCATTTCTTGCTGTGCTGGGAGATGCTTATCAGGAACTCTGTGACTGTAGTCTTTATTATCTTTATGTGTTAAGgaagaaatatcttttcttctcttcttcttcttcttcttggtCTCTCTGCTACTTCCAGAGTTCTCAGCAGTGTCCTCTTCCTCTCTATTTGTCAGTGTAATTTCCAGAGAattatttctttgcctttttccaaaGTCACTTAATGCAATGGGGCTATCGGGAACTCCACAGATACTGTCCTGATTATCTGCTAGTGGCAAAAAAGAGTcaggcttctttttctttttcttttttcttctcacataACTCTCCCTATCATTCTGGGTAATACCTGTTCCATGGGTTTTGCCTGTAAAAGGTTTTTCttgtgaaatatatttttgtgggtttttagGAACTTTTTCAGACTGTTCATGTTCACTGTCCTCAATGTCCTCtactgaacaagaaaaaatgccttttttcttttttttcttggttacTTCACCATTCAATTCCAAATTCAAAGCagtcttctttctgctttttttaaaagcaaattcattttcattagtACCATCTGCATGATTTGAAAGCTCCACATCACTCCTCTCATTATTCTCCAATGATAAGGAGGAATGAcactggactttttttttcttctttttgacaGTTTTAATTTGTTCCTCTGATTCTTCTTTAGGTTCTGAATCCAGATGGCCTTCTACATTCACAAAGCTTTCTGAATGTGCTTGTTTCAGTAATTCAGAgccagctttctttttcttgtttttcttcttattattcttCAGTTCTAATTGGTCTGAATGttcatcttttaatttttcctttttccttaccTTTGTTTTTGTCTCAAGCTCGTAATCATCCTCAATTTTAATGACGTTTTGAACATCTTTCTCAATTTTAGTGACAGTCTGGCTCCTActccttttcacctttttctttttctgtacagGTTCCTCATgaacttcttttctctttttctttatcattcTAAGCAAATGAAATGGAGATGTTAGTGCACAGCTTCAACAAGTGCCAGGCTTTGTGGTGTCCCTTTACTCTGAAACCATCCCGTATCTCTCATTATCcctctttttccagtttcacGATCTGCTTTCTGTGACAGAGCGAACCAGAAGTGcatgcagcactgaaaacagagTGTACCGGAGCGGCCAAGGGGAGGTTTTTCATCTTGCTCTTTAGCGCTGTCCTTGTTAGTTTGTAACTGTTTATTTTATCTGTCTCTCTGCCAGCTGCCGAGCATGACCTTTCCACAGATTTAGCTACCCTCTTTCCTAAGTGACAAAGCAGATactatatatgtgtatatatgtgtgtgtgtgtatacacgTATGTATGTGGAGTTAAGGTGGTTTTCCACATATGTATAACTTTTCACTTATGAACAGTGAACTTCACATCCCTTTATTGCCCGCTTGGCATTACAGGATCCTTTCAAGACACCTTAGTAATTACCTTGAATTTACTCCTGTTTGTGATTTCTCGTCCTCGCTCTGTGTTTTGGGACACTCGTGCCTATGCACAGGTTACAGCAGGCGCCTGTGGTACCCACCCACTGACACCCCTGCCTTTGCTGAGGAACCTGGTTGAGGAACCTACGTGGTCTCCCATCCTTTAATCAATAACTCACCCACAGGGTTTCTTTAAGCGCCTCTTGCCAGGCACCCACCGCAATCAAACCCCAAGCGCACCGCAGCACAGCGCGGTGACCCGCACGTCCCGTCCCCTCCCGCCCGGCTCTGCCCAAGGAGCCGGACCCGCCGGCTGGGCCCATCCAGCTCCCCTTGCGCTTCAGCCCCCGTCAGAGGGGAGGGACGGGACGCGGCGGCCGCCCCTGCGCGGACACGCCGCCACCCCCCCGCCGCCGCTTACCTGCCGCGGCCACGTGCAGCTCCCGCCGACCCGGAAGGGGAACGCGGCagcgcccgccccgcggcggggACTGGCGGAGCGGTTGCCGCGGCAACAGGACGCGGCGCGGCatggcggcgggcgggcgggagccGAGCCTGTGGGACCGCGTGTGCGCAGGTGGGAGCCCGCAGGTGCAGGGCCCGGCCCCGAGCGCGCTGCGGGCACCGGGGGGGCGGGCCCGGCCCTGACCGAGCGCCCCGCCGCCCTGGTCACTGGGGGCTCGTCCAGGCCGCTCCTCGCTGCCGCCGGGGCCAAGGGGGCTCCTGCCCCGCCCTTGGCGTTGAGGCGCCGGGCCTCACCAGCGCTGTGGAGCCGGAGAAGGGGCTGGCAGCGCCTGCTGAAACCCGCCCTTCTCACCGCTGAGAGCAAGTCCCGAAGCGGTTCTGCTCTGAGCGTTACGTGTCTTCTTATTGTCATCTTCTGACAGAAACATGCTTCTGTGCGTGTTTCGGTCGCCAGCAGGGCCAGAGGTACCCAGCTTACTGCAGTAGTGTCATGGCCTGTGGCTGACCACACCGCAGTCGGCGCCCTGCGTGGAGACAGCTTTGTGGGTTACCCTGGCAAGGGAGACAGGTTATTGCCTTGGGAAAGCAGGGAGGTGACAATGTTACTGCTGTTATGGCAAGTTCAGAGAACACAAATCTGTTACCAGAGGCTGATTCTAATAGCAAAAGCCTTGGCCTTTTCCCAAAGCCTGGGAGTGCTGAGGCTGGTTGGGAAGCTGAGAGACCAGCAACACAGTTCTGTGGTGCCTGAATGGGCTTCTCTTCAGTTAGTACTTTATAATGCCTTAAAAGTAGATGTTTTGTGTTAAAATGGCAATTTTAAATAACGGATAAAGTTTCTTATTGTAATATAACTCAGCTGAGCCATGTGTGGTATGTGTGAAGTAGTGCTGCCAGTAAATCTCC
Encoded proteins:
- the KNOP1 gene encoding lysine-rich nucleolar protein 1, whose protein sequence is MIKKKRKEVHEEPVQKKKKVKRSRSQTVTKIEKDVQNVIKIEDDYELETKTKVRKKEKLKDEHSDQLELKNNKKKNKKKKAGSELLKQAHSESFVNVEGHLDSEPKEESEEQIKTVKKKKKKVQCHSSLSLENNERSDVELSNHADGTNENEFAFKKSRKKTALNLELNGEVTKKKKKKGIFSCSVEDIEDSEHEQSEKVPKNPQKYISQEKPFTGKTHGTGITQNDRESYVRRKKKKKKKPDSFLPLADNQDSICGVPDSPIALSDFGKRQRNNSLEITLTNREEEDTAENSGSSRETKKKKKKRRKDISSLTHKDNKDYSHRVPDKHLPAQQEMESEEEELSGKKSRKNINANHEVIKKKKKKKKKIRKEEDSKVLLKNDSASKSQKITLLESTKKNQEREMEQAECVTGDTVDGVLCNSNHTHCDRKRQKRKKEPPQDSAEEPGSKANAKKFKGEDMGNKALEYGDDVTIVQEKKGNCDEVNIDKVRRQALQEEIDRESGKTKVFSPKVDKGTKFGQWSTAAFQSSEQQMKFFRLMGDFKKGSVPIQNLSATTNKPNMALNREGEEKLQQALKMEFDKAMDLKQHRGIGLGFQPAANKKVYIDKYTSRSIKFKD